In a genomic window of Pseudomonas mohnii:
- a CDS encoding sensor histidine kinase: MRSLFWRILASFWLAIALVAGLSILLGHMLNQDAWILSRHPGLNTLAEEWTQTYETQGEDAAQDILEQRKRQYHIDVQVLNESGDPVVRGTFPRRAAAFEARQNNDDRRLPWRRLTAEYTSEKTGDTYLLIYRIPHPELDAWHRESLLWPLSALGIALVVLTLFSLFVTLSITRPLSRLRGAVHDLGQTTYQQNSLVKLANRRDEFGVLATDFNRMGARLQSLIGSQRQLLRDVSHELRSPLARLRIALALAERASPEERQKLWPRLTRECDRLEALISEILVLARVDADNASAEEVDLNALLATLQRDAQMASPEQSVTLEAEAQLNLKGWPTMIERAVDNLLRNAQRFNPVNGQPIEMLALRQGDRIVVSVRDHGPGVDAEHLNQLGEPFYRAPGQTAAGHGLGLAIARRAAERHGGSLVLANHPEGGFIASLELPLVPGAVVQP; encoded by the coding sequence GTGCGCTCATTGTTCTGGCGTATTCTGGCCAGCTTCTGGCTGGCGATCGCTTTGGTTGCCGGGCTCTCCATTCTGCTGGGGCACATGCTCAATCAGGACGCGTGGATTCTCAGTCGTCATCCCGGCCTCAACACCCTGGCCGAGGAGTGGACTCAAACCTATGAGACCCAGGGCGAGGACGCCGCCCAGGACATTCTCGAACAACGCAAACGCCAATATCACATCGATGTTCAGGTGCTCAACGAAAGCGGCGACCCGGTGGTGCGCGGCACCTTCCCACGTCGCGCGGCGGCCTTCGAAGCACGCCAGAACAATGATGACCGGCGCCTGCCATGGCGTCGTCTGACGGCGGAATACACCAGCGAAAAAACCGGCGACACCTACCTGCTGATCTATCGCATTCCACACCCGGAACTGGATGCCTGGCACCGCGAAAGCCTGCTCTGGCCGCTGAGTGCACTGGGGATCGCCCTGGTGGTGCTGACCCTGTTCAGCTTGTTCGTGACCCTTTCCATTACCCGTCCGCTCAGCCGTTTGCGCGGCGCGGTGCATGACCTGGGGCAAACCACTTACCAACAAAACAGCCTGGTCAAACTGGCCAACCGCCGCGATGAGTTTGGCGTACTGGCCACTGATTTCAACCGCATGGGGGCACGCCTGCAAAGCCTGATCGGCAGCCAGCGGCAGTTGCTGCGCGATGTGTCCCACGAACTGCGCTCTCCCCTCGCCCGGCTGCGCATTGCCCTGGCCTTGGCCGAACGGGCGTCACCGGAAGAACGGCAAAAGCTCTGGCCGCGCCTGACACGTGAATGCGACCGACTCGAAGCGCTGATCAGCGAAATTCTGGTGCTGGCGCGGGTCGATGCCGATAACGCCAGCGCTGAGGAGGTCGATCTCAACGCCTTGCTCGCAACGCTGCAACGGGATGCACAAATGGCTTCACCGGAACAAAGTGTAACGCTGGAGGCTGAGGCGCAACTGAACCTGAAAGGCTGGCCGACCATGATCGAACGCGCCGTGGACAACCTGCTGCGCAATGCCCAGCGCTTCAATCCGGTGAACGGGCAACCGATCGAAATGCTGGCATTGCGTCAGGGAGATCGGATCGTGGTGAGCGTGCGCGATCATGGGCCAGGCGTTGACGCCGAACACTTGAATCAACTCGGTGAACCCTTCTACCGCGCGCCGGGGCAGACTGCGGCAGGCCACGGTTTGGGATTGGCCATTGCACGGCGGGCAGCGGAGAGACATGGCGGCAGCCTGGTGCTGGCCAATCACCCGGAAGGCGGGTTTATTGCCAGTCTGGAACTGCCACTCGTC